In Streptomyces sp. DG2A-72, one genomic interval encodes:
- the ureG gene encoding urease accessory protein UreG: MHLDHPVTMPQRHTHSAEPLSADGSRRALRVGLGGPVGSGKTASVAALCRTLRESWSIAVVTNDIYTREDAEYLLREAVLPPERITAVETGACPHTAIRDDISANLEAVEHLEETLHPLDLVLVESGGDNLTATFSKGLVDVQIFVIDVSSGDDIPRKGGPGITTADLLLVNKTDLAPHVGADLATMAADAKRQRGDLPVIFTSLTRDDGIREVADWITAHLTEWHTKAAV; the protein is encoded by the coding sequence GTGCACCTCGACCACCCCGTGACCATGCCGCAGCGCCACACCCACAGCGCCGAGCCGCTCAGCGCCGACGGCAGCCGCCGAGCCCTCCGTGTCGGCCTGGGCGGGCCCGTCGGCTCCGGCAAAACGGCCAGCGTGGCCGCGCTCTGCCGCACCCTGCGCGAGAGCTGGTCCATCGCCGTCGTCACCAACGACATCTACACCCGCGAGGACGCCGAGTACCTGCTGCGCGAGGCCGTGCTGCCGCCCGAGCGGATCACCGCGGTGGAGACCGGCGCCTGCCCGCACACCGCGATCCGCGACGACATCTCAGCCAACCTGGAAGCCGTCGAACACCTGGAGGAGACCCTCCACCCCCTCGACCTCGTGCTCGTCGAGTCCGGTGGCGACAACCTCACCGCAACCTTCTCCAAGGGTCTCGTCGACGTGCAGATCTTCGTCATCGACGTCTCCAGCGGCGACGACATCCCCCGCAAGGGCGGCCCCGGCATCACCACCGCCGACCTCCTCCTCGTCAACAAAACCGACCTCGCCCCGCATGTCGGCGCCGACCTCGCCACCATGGCCGCCGACGCCAAACGGCAACGCGGCGACCTTCCCGTCATCTTCACCAGCCTCACCCGCGATGACGGCATCCGCGAGGTTGCCGACTGGATCACCGCCCACCTCACCGAGTGGCACACCAAGGCAGCCGTATGA
- a CDS encoding urease accessory protein UreF, translating into MSRAALLLLADGRFPAGGHAHSGGVEAAIAHQAVHDTDSLQAFCRGRLHTTGLTTAGLAAAAAAGVDPLLLDDAADARTPAPALRAVARRLGRQMMRAARATFPSEDLERLAAERPQGAHQPLVLGLAARAAGLTPLDAAHAAAYESAGGPATAAVRLLSLDPLDASGLLARLSSDIDAVAEAAAQAADRVAVEGIDALPSASSPLLDITGEQHAAWTVRLFAS; encoded by the coding sequence ATGAGCCGTGCAGCCCTGCTCCTGCTGGCCGACGGCCGCTTCCCCGCCGGGGGCCACGCCCACTCCGGCGGCGTCGAAGCCGCCATCGCCCACCAAGCCGTACACGACACCGACAGCCTTCAGGCATTCTGCCGCGGCCGTCTGCACACCACCGGCCTGACCACGGCCGGCCTGGCCGCCGCAGCCGCCGCCGGAGTCGACCCGCTGCTGTTGGACGACGCCGCCGACGCACGCACCCCCGCCCCCGCGCTGCGCGCAGTCGCCCGTCGGCTCGGCCGGCAGATGATGCGCGCGGCCCGTGCCACCTTTCCGTCCGAGGACCTGGAACGGCTGGCGGCCGAACGTCCCCAGGGTGCCCACCAGCCGCTCGTGCTGGGCCTCGCTGCCCGGGCCGCCGGGCTTACCCCGCTGGACGCCGCCCATGCCGCCGCGTACGAGAGCGCCGGCGGCCCGGCCACCGCGGCAGTGCGCCTGCTGAGCCTCGACCCGCTCGACGCCTCGGGGCTGCTGGCCCGCCTCAGCTCCGACATCGACGCCGTCGCCGAAGCTGCCGCCCAGGCCGCTGACCGCGTCGCAGTCGAGGGTATCGACGCCCTGCCGTCGGCGTCCTCGCCGCTGCTGGACATCACCGGTGAACAGCACGCCGCGTGGACCGTCCGGCTCTTCGCCTCCTGA
- the ureC gene encoding urease subunit alpha has protein sequence MSNPQGQAPGRAPKPVKGRPKPSNELTRADYTALYGPTTRDRVRLADTDLTLEIEADWSGGPSYSGNEMVFGGGKVIRESMGMSHLARDGKDGKGKATDHRPVDTVITGALILDWWGVVKADIGIRDGRIAAIGKAYNPETMDKITSFEMPDRGPTKQAPPVTPTNFVIGPSTEVVSGNGRILTAGGVDTHVHFICPGEIHEALASGVTTLIGGGTGPAEGSTATTVTPGAWHIRRVFEALDEFPVNIGLLGKGSTMNEHELNAQVDAGVCGFKIHEDWGATPAVIDRALDVCEERGVQLALHADSLNESGFLESTRAAFTGDGRDAGGKFTQKKARSIHIFHVEGAGGGHAPDMIELVKEPNVLPASTNPTRPLTVNTVKEHVDMMIVCHHLNPEIPADMAFADSRIRPSTMAAEDLLHDMGAISMMSSDAQAMGRIGEMIMRTWQTAHVMKCRYGPLKEDLEAAKVRRIADDTNHSFNDQQLQPNDNFRARRYVAKYTINPAITHGIDGHVGSVQMGKLADLVLWEPKFFGVKPHMLLKGGQLAYAQVGDANASIPTPQPYQPRPVWGSTGRSPGHNSVNFVAPGVAGNLNGDGTSSHPGLGLDKDFVDITSTRHVTKADMKLNDTVPDSLEVDHNSFEVTIGGATTTDTRTELNGATVPRSYVTEVPLAQRYFLF, from the coding sequence ATGAGTAACCCGCAGGGACAAGCCCCCGGCCGGGCGCCGAAGCCGGTGAAGGGCCGGCCGAAGCCGAGCAATGAGCTGACGCGGGCGGATTACACCGCGTTGTACGGGCCGACCACGCGGGACCGGGTCCGGCTCGCCGACACCGACCTCACGCTGGAGATCGAGGCTGACTGGAGTGGCGGCCCTTCGTACAGCGGCAATGAGATGGTCTTCGGCGGCGGCAAGGTGATCCGCGAGTCGATGGGAATGTCGCACCTCGCCAGGGACGGGAAGGACGGCAAGGGCAAGGCCACGGACCACAGGCCCGTGGACACCGTCATCACGGGCGCGCTGATCCTCGACTGGTGGGGCGTGGTCAAGGCCGACATCGGCATCCGCGATGGCAGGATCGCGGCCATCGGCAAGGCGTACAACCCCGAGACGATGGACAAGATCACGAGCTTCGAGATGCCGGATCGTGGGCCCACGAAGCAAGCCCCGCCGGTGACGCCGACAAACTTCGTCATCGGGCCGAGCACCGAGGTCGTCTCCGGCAATGGGCGGATCCTCACCGCGGGTGGTGTGGACACCCATGTTCACTTCATCTGCCCCGGGGAGATCCACGAGGCTCTGGCTTCGGGTGTGACCACCTTGATCGGTGGCGGCACGGGACCGGCCGAGGGCAGTACCGCCACCACCGTGACCCCGGGCGCGTGGCACATCAGGCGGGTCTTCGAGGCGTTGGATGAGTTCCCGGTCAACATCGGTCTGCTCGGCAAGGGCAGCACGATGAACGAGCACGAGCTCAACGCGCAGGTGGACGCCGGTGTCTGCGGGTTCAAGATTCACGAGGACTGGGGCGCCACGCCCGCGGTGATCGACCGGGCCCTGGATGTCTGTGAAGAGCGCGGTGTCCAGCTCGCTCTGCACGCCGATTCACTGAACGAGTCGGGGTTCCTGGAGAGCACGCGGGCGGCCTTCACCGGCGACGGCAGGGACGCCGGGGGCAAGTTCACGCAGAAGAAGGCACGCTCCATCCACATCTTCCATGTCGAGGGGGCCGGCGGCGGTCACGCGCCGGACATGATCGAGCTGGTCAAGGAGCCGAACGTGCTGCCGGCCTCGACCAACCCGACGCGTCCTTTGACGGTCAACACCGTCAAGGAGCACGTCGACATGATGATCGTGTGCCATCACCTCAACCCGGAGATTCCGGCGGACATGGCCTTCGCCGACTCCCGGATCCGGCCGTCCACCATGGCCGCGGAGGACCTCCTCCACGACATGGGCGCCATCTCCATGATGTCCTCCGACGCCCAGGCGATGGGCCGCATCGGCGAGATGATCATGCGTACCTGGCAGACCGCGCACGTCATGAAGTGCCGCTACGGGCCGCTGAAGGAGGACCTCGAAGCCGCGAAGGTCCGCAGGATCGCCGACGACACCAACCACTCCTTCAACGACCAGCAGCTGCAGCCGAACGACAACTTCCGGGCGCGCCGGTACGTCGCCAAGTACACGATCAACCCGGCGATCACGCATGGCATCGACGGCCACGTCGGCTCCGTGCAGATGGGGAAGCTCGCCGACCTGGTGCTGTGGGAGCCGAAGTTCTTCGGCGTCAAGCCACACATGCTTCTCAAGGGCGGCCAGCTCGCGTACGCGCAGGTCGGCGACGCCAACGCGTCGATCCCAACGCCGCAGCCCTACCAGCCGCGCCCGGTCTGGGGCTCCACCGGGCGCTCCCCGGGACACAACTCGGTGAACTTCGTGGCTCCGGGCGTGGCCGGCAACCTGAACGGAGACGGCACCAGCAGTCATCCGGGTCTCGGTCTCGACAAGGACTTCGTGGACATCACCAGCACCCGGCACGTCACGAAGGCCGACATGAAACTGAACGATACCGTGCCCGACAGCCTCGAAGTCGACCACAACAGCTTCGAGGTCACCATCGGCGGTGCGACCACGACCGACACCCGCACCGAACTCAATGGTGCGACCGTGCCGCGCTCCTACGTCACCGAAGTACCCCTGGCACAGCGGTACTTCCTCTTCTAA
- a CDS encoding urease subunit beta, which yields MCCDEDDDTVSRYEAIYFNVHLDGDQQGVSLQRDATALPGPGRTKIKVKNESDRPVQVASHYHFAEVNPGLKVVSIEVPAGQTVPDDRSLWNCDAAKGRRLNIAAGTAVRFEPGDECCVELVQIQGDVTAGGSNTSDLTKIQGLREGIVR from the coding sequence GTGTGCTGCGACGAGGACGACGACACGGTCTCCCGGTACGAAGCGATCTACTTCAATGTGCACCTCGACGGGGACCAGCAGGGCGTCAGTCTGCAGAGGGACGCCACCGCCTTGCCGGGGCCGGGAAGGACGAAGATCAAGGTGAAGAACGAGTCGGACCGTCCCGTTCAGGTTGCCTCCCACTATCACTTCGCCGAGGTCAACCCGGGGCTCAAGGTCGTCAGCATCGAGGTCCCTGCCGGTCAGACAGTCCCGGATGACCGCAGTCTGTGGAACTGCGATGCGGCGAAGGGCAGACGGCTCAACATCGCCGCGGGCACGGCCGTGCGCTTCGAGCCGGGCGACGAGTGCTGTGTGGAGCTGGTGCAGATCCAGGGTGATGTCACGGCCGGCGGCAGCAACACCAGCGACCTGACCAAGATCCAGGGACTGCGCGAAGGGATCGTCCGATGA
- the hutH gene encoding histidine ammonia-lyase, which produces MSPATTDTPAHIPLRHSPAVSRSSTRRLFVAAGTVLALLIPAPGASAGGPGPTPTPEQGLHLTLDGDSLTAQEMFDVLDAKSLTVKLSEDSRKRMQRFRDGAINELASGTRVYGWNQALGPLKDKQLNSQQQKEFQKRILRSHAAGVGQPLPERVTRLVMVLRANQMARGHMAVRPELVDRMNSLVNTGVTPVIPQVGSLGSGDLQPMAALGMVLTGNRAPARYQGEQAPASDILPRAGLEQTFELEQGEALPIISGSTVVLASYIDSLHRATKAADLAEGVLAMFMDATRAEINTLDPRTHAERRIPEEEKVAERLRHLLQGSKWTTDEGRKRLGEDHPRIQDAVSLRAAPHIYGTLRKTIAEGRQHMEREANASTSNPLIFERDAGRGYEFVMGGNWDGALLGHAADTLNAQIVDLGVHTQELSARLLSPKWSYGLPANLAGGTPGLNSGMVQVQTVATALVPEMQARALPSGTLSRPAKDGQEDHNTMAMGSVRNLHENLDRLETIQAVLTLMSAQGIDLIQDKMTDLPLGAAVKDLHDTVRGHIEPLHNDRYMTPDLEEMTELVRGAELTTALPRR; this is translated from the coding sequence ATGTCGCCTGCGACGACGGATACGCCAGCACACATACCGCTCCGACACAGTCCTGCCGTGTCGCGTTCTTCGACGAGGCGTCTCTTCGTCGCTGCGGGCACTGTCCTGGCGTTGCTGATCCCTGCCCCGGGGGCATCCGCGGGTGGGCCCGGACCCACCCCCACGCCCGAGCAGGGCCTCCACCTGACTTTGGATGGCGATTCGCTGACCGCCCAGGAGATGTTCGACGTCCTAGATGCCAAATCGCTGACGGTCAAACTTTCCGAGGACAGCCGCAAACGCATGCAGCGATTCCGCGACGGCGCGATCAACGAACTGGCAAGCGGTACACGCGTGTACGGGTGGAACCAGGCCCTCGGCCCACTCAAGGACAAGCAGCTCAACAGCCAGCAGCAGAAGGAATTCCAAAAACGCATCCTGCGCTCCCATGCCGCCGGCGTCGGCCAACCACTGCCCGAGCGGGTCACCCGCCTGGTCATGGTGCTGCGCGCCAACCAGATGGCCCGCGGACACATGGCGGTCCGCCCGGAGCTCGTCGACCGGATGAACTCCCTCGTCAACACCGGTGTCACGCCGGTCATACCGCAAGTCGGCTCGCTTGGCTCGGGCGACCTGCAGCCCATGGCCGCGCTCGGCATGGTCCTCACCGGCAACCGAGCCCCCGCCCGCTACCAAGGTGAACAGGCCCCCGCCTCGGACATCCTGCCCCGCGCCGGGCTGGAGCAGACCTTCGAGCTGGAGCAAGGTGAGGCACTGCCCATCATCAGCGGCAGCACTGTGGTCCTGGCCTCCTACATCGACTCCCTCCATCGCGCCACCAAAGCCGCCGACCTGGCCGAAGGCGTCCTGGCGATGTTCATGGACGCCACCCGCGCCGAAATCAACACCCTGGACCCACGCACCCACGCCGAACGCCGCATCCCCGAAGAGGAAAAGGTCGCCGAACGGCTCCGCCACCTGCTGCAGGGCAGCAAGTGGACCACCGACGAGGGACGCAAACGCCTCGGCGAAGACCACCCGCGCATCCAAGACGCGGTCTCCCTGCGCGCCGCACCCCACATCTACGGGACACTGCGCAAGACCATCGCCGAGGGCCGCCAGCACATGGAACGCGAAGCCAACGCCTCCACCTCCAATCCCCTGATCTTCGAACGCGACGCCGGCAGAGGCTACGAATTCGTCATGGGCGGCAACTGGGACGGAGCCCTCCTCGGCCACGCCGCCGACACCCTCAACGCCCAGATCGTCGACCTCGGCGTCCACACCCAAGAGCTCTCCGCCCGCCTGCTCTCCCCCAAGTGGAGCTACGGCCTGCCCGCCAACCTCGCCGGCGGAACGCCCGGCCTGAACTCCGGCATGGTCCAAGTCCAGACCGTCGCCACCGCCCTCGTCCCCGAGATGCAGGCCCGCGCTCTTCCCTCCGGCACGCTCTCCCGACCCGCAAAGGACGGCCAGGAAGACCACAACACCATGGCGATGGGCTCCGTCCGCAACCTCCACGAAAACCTCGACCGTCTGGAGACCATCCAGGCCGTCCTCACCCTCATGTCCGCCCAAGGCATCGACCTCATCCAGGACAAGATGACAGACCTCCCCCTGGGAGCCGCCGTGAAGGACCTGCACGACACCGTCCGCGGACACATCGAACCCCTCCACAACGACCGCTACATGACCCCCGACCTCGAAGAGATGACTGAACTCGTCCGGGGCGCCGAACTCACCACCGCGCTGCCGCGCCGGTAG
- a CDS encoding transposase: MRDQCTRWKTGGRTLSLQPRELQEVLDHARLQQSDEQWRAKYGSRAGVEGTIHQAVAVTGIRRARYLGLQKTHLEHVLSAVALNLIRLDAWWNGHPLDRTRVSHLARLGLSLAA; encoded by the coding sequence GTGCGCGACCAGTGCACCCGCTGGAAGACCGGCGGCCGGACCCTCTCCCTGCAACCCCGCGAGCTGCAAGAAGTCCTCGACCATGCCCGCCTCCAGCAGTCCGACGAGCAGTGGCGAGCCAAGTACGGAAGCCGCGCGGGCGTCGAGGGAACCATCCACCAGGCCGTCGCGGTCACCGGGATAAGACGTGCCCGCTACCTCGGCCTCCAGAAGACCCACCTGGAGCACGTCCTCTCCGCCGTTGCGCTCAACCTCATCCGCCTCGATGCCTGGTGGAACGGCCACCCCCTCGACCGCACCCGCGTCAGCCACCTCGCCCGCCTCGGCCTCTCCCTCGCCGCGTGA
- a CDS encoding serine protease, whose protein sequence is MRAAAANPADMPGLKKRPSATADDAAEDTAPAVDSAHASAPSAKPVNSTFATTAAAASEISVSQEVPYTTAPQYSLVGRLFYREPDGSGHSCSAAVIVSNNRNTLWTAGHCVHMGDGTGDAGWNDMLQFIPGYRDGSGPYGAWTIKSKVVNNEWMSSADFEDADYAAVVLNDHPTWGKLQDNVGAFGYTFTENLTDHPEVYAAGYPGEGYNRTDLNAERMMYCYGDTVDAGPWNPLDDRMSMDCDMGKGASGGPMIEGKNTSDPRIIGAISHYVTDDAGDRNSDDLFSSEHDSKAANTMSAANGIS, encoded by the coding sequence GTGCGGGCCGCCGCGGCCAACCCGGCGGACATGCCGGGGCTGAAGAAGCGGCCCTCGGCCACCGCGGACGACGCGGCCGAGGACACCGCACCGGCCGTGGACTCGGCCCACGCCTCGGCTCCCTCGGCCAAGCCGGTGAACAGCACGTTCGCCACCACCGCCGCGGCGGCCTCCGAGATATCCGTCTCGCAGGAGGTCCCGTACACCACGGCACCGCAGTACTCCCTCGTGGGCCGCCTGTTCTACAGAGAGCCCGACGGCTCCGGCCACTCCTGCTCGGCCGCGGTCATCGTCTCCAATAACCGGAACACGCTGTGGACCGCCGGGCACTGCGTCCACATGGGCGACGGCACCGGCGACGCCGGATGGAACGACATGCTGCAGTTCATCCCCGGCTACCGCGACGGCAGCGGCCCCTACGGGGCCTGGACCATCAAGTCGAAGGTCGTCAACAACGAGTGGATGAGCTCCGCCGACTTCGAGGACGCCGACTACGCCGCCGTGGTCCTCAACGACCACCCCACCTGGGGCAAGCTCCAGGACAACGTGGGCGCGTTCGGCTACACCTTCACCGAGAATCTCACCGACCACCCCGAGGTCTATGCCGCGGGATACCCCGGCGAGGGCTACAACCGCACCGACCTCAATGCCGAGCGGATGATGTACTGCTACGGCGACACCGTGGACGCCGGCCCCTGGAACCCCTTGGACGACCGCATGTCGATGGACTGCGACATGGGCAAGGGTGCTTCCGGCGGCCCGATGATCGAGGGGAAGAACACCAGCGACCCGCGCATCATCGGCGCCATCAGCCACTACGTGACCGACGACGCTGGCGACCGCAACTCCGACGATCTGTTCTCCTCCGAGCACGACTCGAAGGCAGCCAACACGATGAGCGCCGCCAACGGCATCAGCTGA
- a CDS encoding GNAT family N-acetyltransferase: MLELKRLHAGHAPAVLAFELANRAYFAASVSDRGDEFYEQFADRHSALLAEQEAGICAFYVLVAEDGSVLGRFNLYDFEDGTAVLGYRVAQHVASRGVATATVLELCGLAAARHGLRTLRAATSRDNVASQKVLTKAGFVPVGPADPADIGGKPGTWYQRDLYSSGMP, translated from the coding sequence GTGCTTGAGTTGAAACGGCTGCATGCTGGCCATGCCCCGGCGGTCCTGGCCTTCGAGCTGGCGAACCGCGCCTACTTCGCGGCCTCGGTCTCCGACCGCGGCGACGAGTTCTACGAACAGTTCGCCGACCGGCACAGCGCCCTGCTGGCTGAGCAAGAGGCCGGCATCTGCGCCTTCTACGTGCTCGTCGCCGAGGATGGCTCGGTTCTGGGCCGGTTCAACCTGTACGACTTCGAAGACGGCACTGCCGTACTCGGCTACCGGGTTGCGCAGCACGTCGCCAGCCGCGGCGTGGCGACCGCGACCGTCCTGGAGCTGTGCGGGCTGGCGGCGGCGCGGCACGGGCTGCGCACGCTGCGGGCGGCCACCTCGCGCGACAACGTCGCGTCCCAGAAGGTGCTAACCAAGGCCGGGTTCGTCCCAGTTGGCCCGGCCGACCCGGCCGACATCGGCGGTAAGCCAGGCACCTGGTATCAGCGCGACCTGTACTCCAGCGGTATGCCGTGA